The following coding sequences are from one Dromaius novaehollandiae isolate bDroNov1 chromosome 22, bDroNov1.hap1, whole genome shotgun sequence window:
- the CNP gene encoding 2',3'-cyclic-nucleotide 3'-phosphodiesterase, with protein MKAPAPPPAPEPLPRRAAPHRRPPGAAALTMNRGFSKKSHTFLPKIFRKMSTQSAKERPESLQYPFLDDDDTISTVKESKTFFILRGLPGSGKSTLAQAIQDRYKDACKVISVDSYKIVPAIRNTVPEEYSKVDEDLVDYCKRDISVIVLDDTHHERERLDQLFDIADKYRYKVVFAEPKTPWRTDCLQLKEKNQWKLSVEELKKMKPSLEKEFLPMYFGWFLSKRSSEILRKAGQAFLDELGSLKAFKKESKYFASAIEDPKIKIDLTSYFVKRPPGVLHCTTKYMDFGKAPGAEEYAQQEVVKTSYGKGFTLSVSALFVTTKTVGARVELSEQQLLLWPGDTDKITPADNFPKGSRAHITLGCANGVEAVQTGLDLLEFIKLEKAGNKGEDMGEIGGGKLQYFDNGMWMFVLSKKIDVKAIFSGYYGKGKLVPTQSTNKRGSAFSSCTII; from the exons ATGaaagcgcccgcgccgccgcccgccccagagccgcttccccgccgcgccgctccgcaccgGCGGCCGCCCGGAGCCGCTGCCCTCACCATG AACAGAGGCTTTTCGAAGAAGAGTCACACTTTCCTGCctaaaatcttcagaaaaatgtcTACTCAGTCAGCAAAAGAAAGGCCTGAAAGCTTGCAGTACCCATTCCTTGATGATGATGACACCATCTCCACAGTCAAAGAATctaaaaccttttttattttaagaggcCTGCCTGGCAGTGGAAAGTCCACTCTTGCCCAGGCTATTCAAGATAGGTATAAAGATGCCTGCAAGGTGATTTCTGTCGATTCCTATAAAATTGTACCTGCAATAAGAAACACCGTTCCTGAAGAATATTCAAAAGTTGATGAGGATCTAGTTGACTATTGCAAACGAGACATCAGCGTTATCGTTTTGGATGACACTCACCATGAAAGGGAACGACTGGATCAACTGTTTGATATTGCTGACAAGTACCGGTACAAAGTCGTCTTTGCAGAGCCAAAAACACCGTGGAGAACAGATTGCTTGCAACTTAAGGAAAAGAATCAATGGAAACTGTCAGTGGAAGAGCTGAAGAAGATGAAACCAAGCTTGGAGAAGGAATTCCTACCCATGTATTTTGGGTGGTTTTTGAGTAAAAGAAGTTCAGAGATCCTGAGGAAGGCTGGCCAGGCCTTCTTAGATGAGCTTGGAAGTCTTAAAGCCTTCAAAAAGGAGAGTAAATACT TTGCTTCTGCTATTGAAGatcccaaaataaaaatagatctCACCAGCTACTTTGTGAAGAGGCCACCCGGAGTCTTACACTGCACCACAAAATACATGGATTTTGGAAAAGCACCTGGAGCTGAGGAATATGCCCAACAAGAA gttGTGAAGACCTCCTACGGCAAAGGCTTTACCTTGTCCGTTTCTGCTCTGTTTGTCACAACAAAAACTGTCGGGGCTCGCGTGGAATTGagcgagcagcagctgctgctgtggccagGAGACACCGATAAGATAACGCCCGCAGACAACTTCCCGAAAGGCAGCCGGGCACACATCACCCTCGGCTGCGCCAACGGCGTAGAAGCAGTCCAGACCGGGCTCGATCTGCTGGAGTTCATAAAACTGGAAAAGGCAGGGAACAAAGGTGAAGACATGGGGGAGATCGGAGGAGGGAAACTGCAGTATTTTGATAATGGTATGTGGATGTTTGTGCTTTCTAAGAAGATTGATGTGAAGGCAATATTCTCAGGTTACTACGGTAAAGGAAAACTGGTGCCTACGCAGAGCACCAACAAACGGGGCTCTGCTTTTAGTTCCTGCACCATCATCTGA